AGTCCCAGGGCGGCAAGCTGGTGCCGTACCGGGCCCACGCGCCCGAGGGCGGACCGATCGAGTTCAGCGGATGGGTGCTCAATCCCTTTCCCACGGAGCAGCCGGCCCGCATCCGGCTGGTGGGTCCCGAAGGCTGGCAGAGCGAGACGGCGACCCTGTCCCTGGGTCCGCGGGAACAGAAGGAGATCCGCCTGGTGCTGCACCTTCCGGAGGGCACGCAATGCCGGCGGCAGCCCGTGGCGCTGAACCTGACCGTGGGCGGGCGGCCCTTCGGGCAGGTGACCGAGGCCCTGGTGACGGTGGGGATGCCGAAGTGGTAGGTCCTGCGTGCCGGATCGAAGCGCGGCGATGTGGTGAAGCTGCCGAGGAGGTCGTGTATAAAGTTCAGTTATTTCAATAAATTATAGCTGATATTCACGGAAGTTACAACTGGTATCGTCAACAACCCGAAAGGAAGAATCCATGATCGGTCAGACCAGCCTGGCGTCGCTGCCCTCGCTGCGTGCTTACGACAGCCGCCGGATTTCCAGCTGGAATACCTCCGGAGAAAACGCCGATTTCTGGCGCATCGAAGCCGGCGAGAATCGCGTCATCGGCGAGATCAATGGCCCGGGATGCATCAAGCACCTGTGGATGACGCTCGGGCTCCCGACCGAGGACTACTGTCGCCGCATCGTGCTGCGCATGTACTGGGACGGCAGCGCGCAGCCGAGCGTGGAGTGTCCTATCGGCGATTTCTTCGGGCTGGGTCACGGCATGCGCAAGGATTTCATCACCGCCCCGCTGCAGATGAGCCCGCAGGACGGCAAGGGGTTCAATGCCTGGTGGCCCATGCCCTTCAGGGACAAGGCCGTGGTCGAAGTGGAGAACCAGGGGACCGAGGGATACAACCACTATTTCTACATCGATTACGAGACGTATCCGACGGTTGAAGCGGTGGCGGACCAGGCGTATTTTCACACGCAGTGGCGGCGGGAAGCCAACACCCGGGGATGGGCCTACGAGGAAGGACTCAAGCCGGAAACCTACCGGAACGACCCGCGCTGGTCGAATTTGAGCGAGCGGGAAAACTACGTCATCTGCGACGTCGAAGGTGACGGCGTCTACTGCGGTGCCCACCTGGACATCGACTGCTTCCAGCGGAACCCGAACGACTGGTACGGCGAGGGAGACGACATGATGTTCATCGACGGCGAGGCGTGGCCGCCGTCGCTGCACGGGACCGGCACGGAGGACTGGTACCATTGCGCCTACTGCCCGACCGACGAGTACAACGCGCCTTATCACGGCATCATTCTCTACAGCGGCAACGAAGAATGGCGGTGGAAGGGCAAGAACACGGTCTACCGCTACCATATCGAGGATCCGATCCGGTTTCGGAAAAGTTTCCATATTTCCATTGAGCACGGTCACGCGAACAAGTTGAGCAACGACTATTCGAGCACGGCGTATTACTACCTGTCCGAGCCGCGGCGGAGCGGACCGGCCTTGTTGCCAGTCGAGGAACGCCTGCCCCGTCCGGACGAACCGAACTACGGAGAGTGACGGACGGACCACGTCCACACATCTGCAAGGTAGGATCCATGATCGGTCAGACCAGTCTGGCGTCGCTGCCCACGCTGCGCACGTACAGGAGCCACCGGATTTCGAGCTGGGACACCACGGGCGCCAACACCGACGCCTGGCGGATCGAGGCCGGTGAGAAACGGGTCATCGGACAGATCGACGGTCCGGGGTGCATCAAGCACATCTGGATGACGCTCGGGATCCCGTCGGAGGACTACTGCCGCCGCATCGTGCTGCGCATGTACTGGGACGGTTGCACGGAGCCGAGCGTGGAATGTCCCATCGGCGATTTCTTCGGCCTGGGTCACGGCATGCGCAAGGATTTCATCACCGCCCCGCTGCAGATGAGCCCCCAGGACGGCAAGGGATTCAACGCGTGGTGGCCCATGCCCTTCAGGGAAAAGGCCGTGCTGGAAGTGGAAAACCAGGGCGACGAAGGCTACTTCCATTACTTCTACATCGACTGCGAGGCCTATCCCACCGTTGACGCGGTGGCGGATCAGGCGTATTTTCACGTACAGTGGCGCCGGGAGGCTGATACGAAGGGCTGGGCCTTCGAGGAAGGGCTCAAACCCGACGAATACCGGAACGACCCGCGCTGGCTGAACACGAGCGACCGGGACAACTACGTCATCTGCGAGGTCGAGGGCAACGGCATCTACTGCGGCGCCCACCTGGACATCGACTGCTTTCAGCGGAACCCGAACGACTGGTACGGCGAAGGCGACGACATGATGTTCATCGATGGCGAGGCGTGGCCGCCGTCGCTGCACGGCACGGGCACCGAAGACTGGTATCACGGCGCATACGGCCCGACGACGGAGTTCCAGGCGCCGTACCACGGGATCATTCTCTACAGCGGCAACCCGGACTGGAGATTCAAGGGCAAGAACACCGTATACCGGTATCACGTCGAAGATCCGATCCGGTTTCGGAAAAGTTTCCGCATGTCCATAGAGCACGGCCATGCGAACAAATTGAGCAACGACTACGCCAGCACGGCCTACTATTACCTCTCCGAGCCTCGGCGCGGCGGACCGGTCCTGCTGCCGGTCGAAGATCGCCTGCCGCGGCCGAACGAGGAACGGTACGGCTGAGAACGGGCAGTCCCTTCACGGAGGTCCAAATGTTATCCCAGGAACAGGTTGAGTTCTACCACGAGAACGGTTACATGACCGTCGACAAAGTGCTATCGGATGCGGAAGTCGCGGACCTGCAGCATGTGACGGACGAATTCGTGCAAAAAGCGGCCGCCTTTACCGATCACACGGATTTTTACGATCTCGAGCCGGGTCACTCGGCGCACGATCCGCAGGTGCGCCGCCTCAAAAGCCCGATCGATCACCACGACGTGTACATGCGCACCATCAAACACGACAACATCCTGGACATCGTCGCGCAGCTGATCGGCGACGACATCCGGACCAACGGCAACAAGCTGAACATGAAGTCCGCCGACTACGGCAGCCCGGTGGAATGGCACCAGGACTGGTCCTTTTATCCCCACACCAACGACGATATCCTGGCCGTGGGCGTCTGCATCGATGAGATGACCGAAGCCAACGGCGCCCTGCTGGTGATACCGGGCTCCCACAAAGGCCCGACTTACAATCACCACCAGGACGGACGGTTCTGCGGCGCGGTGAACGATCCCGACTTCACCCCGGATAACGTCGTGGCGCTCGAAGTGCCCGCGGGCGGGATATCGATCCATCACGTCCGGACGCTGCATGGTTCGGCGCCGAACTATTCAGGCGCACCACGGCGCTTGCTCTTGTTCCAGATGGCTGCCGCCGACGCCTGGCCGCTCACGGGAGCGGGCGACTGGGACGTTTTCAACGGCAACCTCCTCCGGGGCGAACCGACCAACATGCCGCGCATGGCCGACCTGCCCGTACGCATGCCCCTGCCCGGCCCGGAACGAGGCGGCTCGATCTACGAGACCCAGTCGGTCCTCGAGAACAAGACCTGGGCCCGGTAACCAACCCCGTACGGTAACGGAATCGGCCCGGTGAAGGACACTTGGCGGTGAACGACTCGGCCCACAGTGAAGCGGAACACAGGCATCCGATCCTGTTTTTCGATGGCGTGTGCGGTCTCTGCAACCGGTTCGTCGACTTCATGCTGCGGTCGGATAGCCAGCACCGCTTCCGGTATGCGCCATTGCAGGGCGAAACCGCGCGACGTCTGCTGGGGGTGGACGGCGATGCCAGCGGCCGCGGGCCCGGAAGCAACGAAGCCGGCGTCCACCAGGTCAGCGGGCGCGAGGCGGACGACCCCCGATCCTTTATATTCCTCGATAAAGACAGGCATTTCGACCAGTCCAACGCGGTTTTGCACGCCCTGATACGATTGGGTGGCGCATGGCGCCTGACTGCCGTGCTGTATGTTTTTCCACGTCCCCTGCGCGATTTCATTTATCGCATCGTCGCGCGCAACCGGTACCGCTGGTTCGGCAGGCGTGAAGCATGCAGGCTGCCCACGCCCGAAGAACGCGATCGGTTTCTGCCGTGACGGGCGATATCGGTTTGTGTCCTGACCATTTGGCCTGTGTCGTCCCTCTCCTCGCGATCATCCCATCATGACCGACAGGTTCACTTCAGACAACCATCCCTTCGTTACCCCCGACGTAGTCAACGCGCTACCGAGCAAGCCCGCGGATTTCCGATCGTCCTACGGTCCAATGCCTCCCCAGTTCGGCGAATTGCGCATACCGGCCGGTCAAGGTCCTTATCCGGTGGCCGTGGTCCTGCACGGCGGTTGTTGGCTGTCGATTTACGCTGATCTGCGCAACGCGGATGCGCTGGCCGACGCCCTGCGGGACGAGGGCATCGCGACCTGGAACGTGGAGTACCGGTGCGTGGACCAGGCGGGTGGCGGATGGCCGGGGACTTTTCTCGACGCGGGGAGCGCGACAGACCACCTGCACACGCTGGCAGCCGACCACGACCTCGACCTGGATCGCGTTATTTCCATCGGCCATTCGGCGGGCGGCCACCTCGCCCTCTGGACGGCAGCGCGCCACCGGCTGCCCACGGATAGCCCGCTCTGGATCGCGGACCCATTGTCGTTACGCGGCACCGTCGTGCTGGGCGGCCCGGGCGATCTGAAGCGTTTCGTTCCCCATGCGGATGCGGAGTGCCGGCAAGGCGTGGTGGCGGAACTGCTTGGAGGTGCCGGCGTATCATCCAAAGAGCTTGAGAAGCGTATGGCGGGGCGATTTCGATACGGATCGCCCGTAGAAATGCTGCCCCTGGGCCTTCCGCAGGTCATGATCAGCACGGAACACGACTGGGTGGTACCGCTGGAACTGGGTGTGGCCTACGCGGCGGCAGCCCACGCGGCCGGTGACC
This region of Gemmatimonadota bacterium genomic DNA includes:
- a CDS encoding alpha/beta hydrolase, whose protein sequence is MTDRFTSDNHPFVTPDVVNALPSKPADFRSSYGPMPPQFGELRIPAGQGPYPVAVVLHGGCWLSIYADLRNADALADALRDEGIATWNVEYRCVDQAGGGWPGTFLDAGSATDHLHTLAADHDLDLDRVISIGHSAGGHLALWTAARHRLPTDSPLWIADPLSLRGTVVLGGPGDLKRFVPHADAECRQGVVAELLGGAGVSSKELEKRMAGRFRYGSPVEMLPLGLPQVMISTEHDWVVPLELGVAYAAAAHAAGDPVEHVIIPNAGHHEFMVPGSVTWPAVSQAVRSLLEIRDDH
- a CDS encoding DUF2961 domain-containing protein; translated protein: MIGQTSLASLPTLRTYRSHRISSWDTTGANTDAWRIEAGEKRVIGQIDGPGCIKHIWMTLGIPSEDYCRRIVLRMYWDGCTEPSVECPIGDFFGLGHGMRKDFITAPLQMSPQDGKGFNAWWPMPFREKAVLEVENQGDEGYFHYFYIDCEAYPTVDAVADQAYFHVQWRREADTKGWAFEEGLKPDEYRNDPRWLNTSDRDNYVICEVEGNGIYCGAHLDIDCFQRNPNDWYGEGDDMMFIDGEAWPPSLHGTGTEDWYHGAYGPTTEFQAPYHGIILYSGNPDWRFKGKNTVYRYHVEDPIRFRKSFRMSIEHGHANKLSNDYASTAYYYLSEPRRGGPVLLPVEDRLPRPNEERYG
- a CDS encoding phytanoyl-CoA dioxygenase family protein — protein: MLSQEQVEFYHENGYMTVDKVLSDAEVADLQHVTDEFVQKAAAFTDHTDFYDLEPGHSAHDPQVRRLKSPIDHHDVYMRTIKHDNILDIVAQLIGDDIRTNGNKLNMKSADYGSPVEWHQDWSFYPHTNDDILAVGVCIDEMTEANGALLVIPGSHKGPTYNHHQDGRFCGAVNDPDFTPDNVVALEVPAGGISIHHVRTLHGSAPNYSGAPRRLLLFQMAAADAWPLTGAGDWDVFNGNLLRGEPTNMPRMADLPVRMPLPGPERGGSIYETQSVLENKTWAR
- a CDS encoding DUF2961 domain-containing protein, which gives rise to MIGQTSLASLPSLRAYDSRRISSWNTSGENADFWRIEAGENRVIGEINGPGCIKHLWMTLGLPTEDYCRRIVLRMYWDGSAQPSVECPIGDFFGLGHGMRKDFITAPLQMSPQDGKGFNAWWPMPFRDKAVVEVENQGTEGYNHYFYIDYETYPTVEAVADQAYFHTQWRREANTRGWAYEEGLKPETYRNDPRWSNLSERENYVICDVEGDGVYCGAHLDIDCFQRNPNDWYGEGDDMMFIDGEAWPPSLHGTGTEDWYHCAYCPTDEYNAPYHGIILYSGNEEWRWKGKNTVYRYHIEDPIRFRKSFHISIEHGHANKLSNDYSSTAYYYLSEPRRSGPALLPVEERLPRPDEPNYGE
- a CDS encoding DUF393 domain-containing protein, whose translation is MLFFDGVCGLCNRFVDFMLRSDSQHRFRYAPLQGETARRLLGVDGDASGRGPGSNEAGVHQVSGREADDPRSFIFLDKDRHFDQSNAVLHALIRLGGAWRLTAVLYVFPRPLRDFIYRIVARNRYRWFGRREACRLPTPEERDRFLP